The genomic window CAGGGGCCGGCCCGCCCGCCAACCCGGGCGGCCGGCCGGGTGTCTGGGGCTTCCCGCCCGGGAAGCCCATGCCCGTGGCTACCGCCGGGTCTGCGGGCTCGACGAGGCCGGCCGGGGCCCCCTGGCGGGGCCCGTGGTGGCCGCGGCTGTGGTGTTCGAGCCGGGCACCGAGATCCCGGGGCTCGACGACTCCAAGCGTCTGGTTGCGGCGGCCCGGGCACGGCTGGAGCCGCTGATCCGTCGCGAGGCGGTGTGCTTCGCCGTGGGCGCCGCGAGCCCGGCGGAGATCGACGCCCTCGACGTCCTCCAGGCGAGCCTGCTGGCCATGAGCCGGGCGGTCGCCGCTCTCGGCGCCCCCCCGGACTTCCTCCTCGTGGACGGAAACCGGCCCCTTCCCTCCAGCATTCCCCAGCGCACGGTGGTAGGGGGCGACGGCCTCTCCACCGCCATCGCCGCCGCCTCGGTGTTGGCCAAGCAGCACCGCGACGCCCTGATGGACGCGTACGCCCGGGAGTACCCCGGATACGGATTCGAGAGCCACCGGGGCTACCCCACCGCCGACCACCGGGAGGCCCTGCGCCGACTCGGCCCCTGCCCCATCCACCGGCGCACCTTCCGGGGGGTGTGCCTCGCTCCGGGGGTGCTCGTGCAGACCGAGCTCTTCCCCCCCCAAGCTCCATGACGAAACGCCTGGGCGACCTGGGCGAGGAGCTGGCGGTCCGCCACCTCGAGTCCCTGGGCTACCGGATCGTGGCGCGCAACTACCGGTGCCGCCTCGGAGAGCTCGACTGCGTCGCCGTGCACGGCCGCACGCTGGTCTTCCTGGAGGTCAAGGCGCGGCGCTCCGACGACTTCGGCGGCCCCCTCGAGGCCGTGGACCGGCGAAAGCGCCGCCGCATGACCCGGCTCGCCCGCTACTACGCGCTCCAGCACGACCTGGGCGACGTGGCCCAGCGCTTCGACGTGGTGGCGGTGTGGCTCGAGGGGGGGAAGCCGCGGGTCGAGGTGTACCCTAACGCCTTCGAGGCGGAGGAGTAGCACGCCAGGATCCAGCACTACCTTATGACCCGCCCCCCATCTGTGGTACAAATCGCCGACCCCGTGAACCACGCCCCCGGGAGGGACCATGCACACCCGTTCGAATCTGCTCCCCATCGCCATCGAAGAGGAGATGAAGCGCTCGTACCTCGATTACGCCATGAGCGTGATCATCGGGCGGGCGCTCCCCGATGTGCGCGACGGCATGAAGCCGGTGCACCGGCGCGTGCTCTACGCCATGCACGACCTGGGGAACCGCTGGGACAAGCCCTACAAGAAGTCCGCCCGCGTGGTGGGCGACGTCATGGGCAAGTACCACCCCCACGGCGACGCGGCCATCTACGACACCATGGTGCGGATGGCCCAGGACTTCAGCCTGCGCTACCCCCTGGTGGAGGGGCAGGGAAACTTCGGCTCCATCGACGGCGACGCCCCCGCGGCCATGCGCTACACCGAGGTGCGCATGGCCAAGCTGGCCGGCGAGGTCCTCGCCGACATCGACATGGAGACGGTGGACTTCATCCCCAACTACGACGGCTCGCTCTCCGAGCCCGTGGTCATGCCCTCGCGCTTCCCTAACCTCTTGACCAACGGCAGCTCGGGCATCGCCGTGGGCATGAGCACCAACATCCCACCCCACAACCTGGGAGAGCTCTGTGACGCCCTGATCCTGCTCATCCGTCGGCCCGAGACGACCATCGCCGAGCTCATGGCCGTGCTCCCCGGACCCGACTTCCCCACCGGGGGCTTCATTTACGGCATCCGGGGAATCCACGAGGCGTATACCACGGGCAAGGGGCTCCTGCGGGTGCGGGCCCGCACCGAGGTGGAGAGCCACCCCCGCTCGGGGCGCGAGGCCATCATCGTCACCGAGGTGCCCTACACGGTGAACAAGGCCAAGCTCGTGGAGGAGATCGCCGAACTGGTGCGGGACAAGAAGATCGAGGGCATCTCCGACCTGCGCGACGAGTCCGACCGGGAGGGGCTGCGGGTGGTGATCGACCTCAAGCGGGGGGAAGATCCCCGGGTCGTGCTCAACCAGCTCTACAAGCACAGCCGCATGGAGGTGGCCTTCGGGGTGAACCTGCTCGCCATCGTGGGCAACCAGCCCCGGGTCCTCACCATCAAGGAGGCCCTGGGCCACTTCCTCGACCACCGCCGGGAGGTCACGGTCCGCAAGACCCACTACCGGCTGCGCAAGGCGCGGGAGCGGGCCCACCTGCTCGAAGGGCTCAAGATCGCCCTGGACCACCTGGACGCGGTCATCGCCCTGATCCGCCGGTCCCCTTCGCCGGCCGAGGCCCGGGAAGGGCTCATGGCCGAGTTCGCCCTGTCGGAGCTCCAGGCCAAGCACATCCTGGACCTGCGGCTGCACCGGCTCACGGGGCTCGAACGGGAGAAGATCCTGGAGGAGTACCGGGAGACCCTGCGCCTGATCGAGGAGCTCGAGGCCATCCTCGCCGACGAGCGCAAGGTGCTCGAGATCCTGGTGGCCGACTTCGAGGAGATCCGGGCCCGGTACGGAGACGCACGGCGCACTGAGCTCGTGGCCCACACCGAGGAGATCACGGTCGAGGATCTGATCGCCGAGGAGGAGATGGTGGTCACCATCTCCCACACCGGGTACGTGAAGCGAAACCCCGTGTCCCTCTACCGCAGCCAGCGCCGGGGGGGGAAGGGGCGAATGGGAATGGCCACCCGGGAGGAGGACTTCGTCGAACACCTCTTCGTGGCCAGCACCCACACCTACATGCTCTTCTTCAGCGACCGCGGCCAGGTGTACTGGCTCAAGGTGCACGAGATCCCGCTTGCAGGCGCGACGGCCCGGGGCAAGGCCATCGTGAACCTCCTGCCCCTGGAGCCCGGGGAGTCCATCACCGCCTACCTCCCGGTGAAGGAGTTCCGGGAAGGGGCCTTCGTCCTCATGGCCACGCGCCACGGCATCGTAAAGAAGACGAGCCTCATGGCGTTTGCCCGGGCCTGGAAGAACCGGGGCATCCAGGCGCTGACCCTCGACGAGGGCGACGAGCTCATCGCCACCCGTCTGACCGACGGCGAGCAGGACATCGTCCTGAGCACCCGCCAGGGTCTGGCGATCCGCTTTGCGGAAGCAGACGTCCGCCCCACCGGCCGCACCAGCCGCGGTGTCAAGGGCATCGAGCTTCAGGAGGGGGACGAGGTGGTCTCTGCCGACGTGATCCGAGCCGGCACCACGCTGCTCACGGTCACGGAGAACGGCTACGGCAAGCGCACCGGGCTCGACGAGTACCGCCGGCAGTCCCGGGGCGGCAAGGGGCTCATCACCATCAAGACCACGGCCCGCAACGGCAAGGTGGCCGATGTGCTGGCGGTGGAGGAGGCCGAGCAGGTCATCCTCATCGCGAGCAGCGGCAAGCTCATCCGCACCGCCGTCTCGGGCATCCCGGTCATCGGGCGCAACACCCAGGGTGTCAGGCTCTTCGGCGTCGAGCCCGGGGAGACCGTGGCGTCCCTGGCCCGGGTGGTGGAGGAAGAGGACGGGGAAGAGGAGGCGTGAGGAGAAAAGTTTTTCACTCGTAGACGCTCAAGTCGCGCGGGGCGGCGTCCGATACGGCTTCCGTAGCGTGAGCGCCCGGGTCTTTCTTGACACATATAGGTCGCCCTTATAGGATTTGCGCCGATTTTCGCGGAAATTGGCGCCCATCCGCCCGGGGGCATCCGAAGGGTTCCCGGGCCCGTGGCATCTCGCGCCTCCCTCGCCCAACAGGAGAGCTGCATGGCCTTCTGGAAGCCGAACAATCTGGTGGGGCTCGACATCGGGAGCCACTCCGTCAAGATCGTGGAGCTCAAGCACCACAAGAACGGGTTCGAGCTCAAGCACTTCGGGGTAGCCCAACTGCCCCCCGAGGCGATTGTGGACGGCGTCATCATGGATTCGGCCGTCGTGGTCGAGTCCATCCGCAATCTCGTCGCCAATCTCAAGCTCAAGAACAAGAACGTCGCCACGTCCGTCTCCGGTCACTCCCTCATCATCAAGAAGATCCAACTCCCCCTCATGACCGAGGCCGAGCTGGAAGACCAGATCCAGTGGGAGGCAGAGCAGTACATTCCGTTCGAGATCGACGAGGTCAACATCGACTTCCAGATCCTCGGGCCGCTCCTCGATGAGGAGGGGCAGATGGAAGTGCTCCTAGTCGCGGTGAAGAAGGACATCATCAACGACTATACGGCCGTCATCGCCGAGGCGGGGCTCGTGCCGCAGGTGGTCGACGTCGATGCCTTCTGCCTCGAGAACATCTTCGAGGTCACCTGCCCCGAGTACCTGGACAAGACCGTGGTGCTGATCGACGTGGGGGCCAGCATCATGAACATCAACGTCCTCAAGAACGGGGTCAGCACCTTTACCCGCGACATCACGGTGGGCGGGAGCAACTTCACCGAGGAGATCCAGAAGGAGCTCGGCGTCGGCTACGAGGAGGCCGAGGTGCTCAAGCTCGGCGGCCGCTCCGACCGGGCGGGCCCCGCCGACGT from Thermodesulfobacteriota bacterium includes these protein-coding regions:
- a CDS encoding ribonuclease HII, translating into RGRPARQPGRPAGCLGLPAREAHARGYRRVCGLDEAGRGPLAGPVVAAAVVFEPGTEIPGLDDSKRLVAAARARLEPLIRREAVCFAVGAASPAEIDALDVLQASLLAMSRAVAALGAPPDFLLVDGNRPLPSSIPQRTVVGGDGLSTAIAAASVLAKQHRDALMDAYAREYPGYGFESHRGYPTADHREALRRLGPCPIHRRTFRGVCLAPGVLVQTELFPPQAP
- a CDS encoding YraN family protein encodes the protein MTKRLGDLGEELAVRHLESLGYRIVARNYRCRLGELDCVAVHGRTLVFLEVKARRSDDFGGPLEAVDRRKRRRMTRLARYYALQHDLGDVAQRFDVVAVWLEGGKPRVEVYPNAFEAEE
- the gyrA gene encoding DNA gyrase subunit A; this encodes MHTRSNLLPIAIEEEMKRSYLDYAMSVIIGRALPDVRDGMKPVHRRVLYAMHDLGNRWDKPYKKSARVVGDVMGKYHPHGDAAIYDTMVRMAQDFSLRYPLVEGQGNFGSIDGDAPAAMRYTEVRMAKLAGEVLADIDMETVDFIPNYDGSLSEPVVMPSRFPNLLTNGSSGIAVGMSTNIPPHNLGELCDALILLIRRPETTIAELMAVLPGPDFPTGGFIYGIRGIHEAYTTGKGLLRVRARTEVESHPRSGREAIIVTEVPYTVNKAKLVEEIAELVRDKKIEGISDLRDESDREGLRVVIDLKRGEDPRVVLNQLYKHSRMEVAFGVNLLAIVGNQPRVLTIKEALGHFLDHRREVTVRKTHYRLRKARERAHLLEGLKIALDHLDAVIALIRRSPSPAEAREGLMAEFALSELQAKHILDLRLHRLTGLEREKILEEYRETLRLIEELEAILADERKVLEILVADFEEIRARYGDARRTELVAHTEEITVEDLIAEEEMVVTISHTGYVKRNPVSLYRSQRRGGKGRMGMATREEDFVEHLFVASTHTYMLFFSDRGQVYWLKVHEIPLAGATARGKAIVNLLPLEPGESITAYLPVKEFREGAFVLMATRHGIVKKTSLMAFARAWKNRGIQALTLDEGDELIATRLTDGEQDIVLSTRQGLAIRFAEADVRPTGRTSRGVKGIELQEGDEVVSADVIRAGTTLLTVTENGYGKRTGLDEYRRQSRGGKGLITIKTTARNGKVADVLAVEEAEQVILIASSGKLIRTAVSGIPVIGRNTQGVRLFGVEPGETVASLARVVEEEDGEEEA
- the pilM gene encoding type IV pilus assembly protein PilM, with protein sequence MAFWKPNNLVGLDIGSHSVKIVELKHHKNGFELKHFGVAQLPPEAIVDGVIMDSAVVVESIRNLVANLKLKNKNVATSVSGHSLIIKKIQLPLMTEAELEDQIQWEAEQYIPFEIDEVNIDFQILGPLLDEEGQMEVLLVAVKKDIINDYTAVIAEAGLVPQVVDVDAFCLENIFEVTCPEYLDKTVVLIDVGASIMNINVLKNGVSTFTRDITVGGSNFTEEIQKELGVGYEEAEVLKLGGRSDRAGPADVLDVLRLTTENLVLEMQRSLDFFSATSAEEEIHRIFLSGGSCRVPGLAMAVEEKVGIPVEILSPFRGVHAPDKLFDPDYLEAIGPVAAVAAGLALRRTDER